A genomic window from Silene latifolia isolate original U9 population chromosome 11, ASM4854445v1, whole genome shotgun sequence includes:
- the LOC141614697 gene encoding PKS-NRPS hybrid synthetase cheA-like, whose protein sequence is MKVIELEENKWKLVMRSGFHNHALTLYCDGDRYFAKFDEEELAYIDAQVRAHVRPAIISAGLHQRNPEKSRPNRRQIYNRSQKVRAEESDGRNPAQQMLALAVQHKYVHYWVTDQETEELTHVFMAHPEAVKMFRSYYYVVLIDSTYKTNLYCLPLVEMVGVTPVGKSFVIAYALVTHESEDGYLWVLRKLKALLNDAVQPNAIVTDCEAGLLNAIPIVFLDSSHLLCLWHIYSNVETKALDITGQDSWAKHITCNLFEAVVEAETEDKFNVAWGNLASELREEFERSAKMTEDALIIDCGCVKATTLGLLCACSLHRIVRNGSRVPVDVLHAFWRKLEYDGSEAMPACDDDRLEELFDEIRNADPSMRSSMFDALYSQIHQSPQPQP, encoded by the exons ATGAAAGTTATTGAATTAGAAGAGAATAAGTGGAAGCTTGTGATGAGATCCGGGTTTCATAATCATGCTTtaacgttgtattgtgacggcgacaGATACTTTGCAAAGTTTGATGAAGAGGAGTTGGCTTATATTGATGCCCAAGTTAGAGCTCATGTTAGACCGGCAATTATTAGTGCGGGTTTGCATCAACGGAATCCGGAAAAGTCAAGACCTAATCGGCGACAAATCTACAATCGTTCTCAGAAAGTAAGGGCCGAGGAAAGTGATGGGAGAAACCCGGCACAACAGATGTTAGCACTTGCGGTTCAGCATAAGTACGTTCATTATTGGGTCACTGATCAGGAGACCGAGGAGCTAACCCACGTGTTCATGGCTCATCCAGAAGCTGTTAAGATGTTTCGATCATACTATTATGTGGTATTGATCGATTCCACGTACAAGACAAATTTATACTGTCTTCCGCTTGTTGAGATGGTTGGAGTCACACCCGTCGGGAAGAGCTTTGTCATCGCGTATGCTCTTGTGACGCATGAGTCCGAGGATGGATATTTGTGGGTCTTACGGAAACTGAAGGCCCTTCTCAATGATGCCGTTCAACCTAATGCTATTGTTACTGATTGCGAGGCAGGTTTGTTAAACGCGATTCCCATTGTTTTTCTGGATTCGTCTCACTTGCTATGTCTTTGGCATATATATTCTAACGTGGAGACGAAAGCACTTGATATCACGGGTCAGGATAGTTGGGCTAAGCACATAACTTGTAACTTGTTTGAAGCGGTTGTCGAGGCGGAGACCGAAGATAAGTTTAATGTGGCGTGgggcaatttggcaag TGAATTGCGTGAAGAATTCGAAAGAAGTGCCAAGATGACGGAAGATGCCTTGATTATCGATTGCGGTTGTGTAAAGGCTACTACACTTGGTTTGTTATGTGCTTGTTCACTTCATCGCATTGTTAGAAACGGATCTCGGGTCCCTGTTGATGTGTTACATGCATTTTGGAGGAAGTTGGAGTACGATGGTTCCGAGGCAATGCCAGCTTGTGACGATGATCGATTGGAGGAGTTATTCGATGAAATTCGGAATGCAGATCCGAGTATGAGATCATCCATGTTCGATGCCCTTTACTCTCAGATACATCAGTCTCCACAACCCCAACCCTAA